DNA from Clarias gariepinus isolate MV-2021 ecotype Netherlands chromosome 11, CGAR_prim_01v2, whole genome shotgun sequence:
ataccgcagcagcggaagactcgcgccaagccccgggcgaggacctctcctcctccgccaccacccgtcttcgagatctcaacccgaaaccgcttcgctcctctccgtgagacggcacacgacgcgctggtcatcggagactccattgtccggcacgtgcgtgctaccacagctaaaggtaaggcgtacacgcgctgtttacctggtgcacgtgttcttgatgttgctgcacaggtgcctgcggccctgaggaagaacattcgagctgtggttcttcatgctggcaccaacgacatcaggctgaggcagacggagatcctaaagaaggacttcaggagcctggtcgagaaggtccgcagcacatcacccacgacaaagatcgtcgtatctggaccacttccgacatttcagagaggaatcgagaggttcagtagattatttgccttcaatgaatggttacaatcttggtgtcaacaacagagattaccctttgttgataactggaatgttttctgggagcgtcctaggctctaccgcacagatggcctgcaccctagcagagctggagcagcggtcctctctgacaacatctccaggacattacgaaccatctgacttgcggtaagtcatacctcagattctttagatatcagccacaatacaactcaccatactaatagacgcacacacatagcttgtactatagaaactgtgtctgttccccgaatagtgagaaaaaagaataaattcgttaaatccagccgaaacaatctggtaaccattacaccagaaaaaggccaaataagtaatcgaagtctacctctaaagtttggatttctcaacattagatcccttatgCCTAAAGcatttattgttaatgaaatggtatcagattattgccttgacgcactctgcctcactgaaacctggcttaaaccaaatgaatatattggtctgaacgagtctactccgtcaggatatttttataagcacgagccccgtctaattggtcgcggtggtggtgtcgccactatctacaaagatgtactcactgttactcagaaaataaggcccaggtttaactcattttgaagtgctcgtcatcaatgttgcacttaatgaaatacataataaacccgtgctatattttactctggccaccgtgtacagacccccagggccatatgccgattttcttaaagaatttggacatctgctatcagacctaattgttaactctgacaaagtgttgatagtaggtgactttaacattcatgtagatgatgctaacgacactttagccctcgcatttatggacttactaaattcctttggggttaaacaaaatataaatagatcaactcaccgctgtaatcatacactagatttaattatatctcatggtatagatgtcactaatatagagattttaactcaaagtgatgatatcacagatcatcacctcctgatatatactctacccgtagaacagattagctgtgtctctccacgttatcgatttgttagaaatatgaatccgactactaaagacagattcacaagtaatctaccggatctgtcccaaattcttattagacccctaaatgcagatgatctagacgaagtgaccagcagcatgggtactatttttagcagtacattagacactgttgctcccatcagattaaaaaaagtcagagataaaacacttgctccttggtacaatagtcatactcgcgccctaaagagagcaacccgtaaccttgagcgaaaatggagaaaaactaaattagaagtttttcgaattgcgtttaaagacagtatgtgcagctatagacgggctctaaaaaccgctaggaccgagcatcttagccaactgatagcaagaaaccaaaacaatcccaagttcttatttagtacagtagcctgcctaacaaaacctaagatgcctgcagagagtactccacaacattttagtagtgaagattttatggacttctttaatgaaaaaatcgatagcataaggaagaaaataacagaggtccaacctctaatagcatctcatgatctagttcagcctagagcttcacatttagattttcagtgctttacaggtataggacaggaagagctgtataaacttatcacctcagctaaatcaacaacgtgcctgttagacccaataccaaccagatttttaaaagaagtgatgcttacagttggagagccacttctaaacatttttaattcttcattatatctaggtcacgtccctaaacctttgaagctggcagttattaagccgcttcttaaaaaatctaatttggacacgaatgaaataacaaattatagaccgatttcaaaccttccgttcatatcaaaaatattagaaaaagtagtatcagctcaaatatgcacattcttgcaggaaaacaacatcctagaagaatttcagtcaggtttcaggccccatcatagtacagaaactgcactagttaagattgcaaacgacttgtttttagcttcagaccaaggctgcatctcaatactagtcttacttgatctaatattgacaccatagatcataatattctcatagaccgcctacaaaatcatataggtattcaggggcaggcattaaaatggtttagatcatacctgtctgatcgataccattttgtagatctaaatggagtaccgtctgatgtaatgccagtgaaatatggggtcccacaagggtcagttttaggacctctcctgttctcaatttacatgcttcccctgggaaacatcattagaaggcatgggattagtttccattgttacgctgatgatacccaattatacatctcaacgaaaccagatgaaatacccaagttgtctagattaacagagtgtgtccaggacataaaagattggatgaccaataactttcttttactaaattcagataagacagagatattgctcatcggcccaaaaactagcacacaacacatttacacatttacacatttcagcctgcgtttagaaggatgtactgttactactagctcaacagtaaaagacctgggcgtgatattagacagtaacttgtcttttgaaaatcatatttccaatattacaaaaacagcctttttccatcttagaaatattgccaaacttaggagtatcctatccgtatctgatgcagaaaagctagttcatgcattcatgacctccagactggactattgtaatgcattactaggtggttgtcctgcatccccaataaacaagctacagttagtccaaaatgcagccgccagggttctaactagatccagaaaatatgatcatataacacctatattatcatccttgcactggctacctgttcaatttaaaattaattacaaaatagtactacttacatacaaggctttaaatggtttagctccctcatacctaaccagtcttttgatacgctataatccaccaccaCAAAattccggacttctggtaattcccagaattttaaaatctacaaaagggggcagggcattttcatatttggctccaaagctttggaatagccttccagacactgtttggggagcagacacggtttcccaattcaaaagtaggctcaagacgcatctctttaatctggcatacgcgtaactcatcccataacctcatactccagtacacctatcctgaatggcaactacgctaattctctccatcttttctgtatttttctacccatcctgagacatctggagattgtgccagcttcagtagacaaaggccaaccctgcgaggtttctaaggcatcttgagaaggaccagctccagctagattctgctttatgatggctggagctacacatcctgctcctgtgcttccagtgatgctaaccccatctgccctctgcacctactgactccctgtgctgaactggacttcatgttaatttaaataacttctgttatattgaactttcacctgcacaaaacacatgatgttatttctatctgttatcacccagatgaggatgggttccctgttgagtctggttcctctcaaggtttcttcctattgccatctcggggagtttttccttgccactgtcgccgtcacccttggcttgctcatcagagacatttcattcatcattcattcatttcattattatctaaacacatttttctcacacatacacacttccaaatattttcttttcttttctaaaaaaaaaaaaaaattttttttttttaaaaattaaaaaatttttttttttgtgaagctgcttcgggacaatgaccattgttaaaagcgctatataaataaaattgaattgaattgaattgaattgaacatttGCATTCATTATGATTTCaacaagttaaataaaaacttacCTGTAATTCAACTAATCGTGGTTCCACAGCCGTGTTGCCAGTCACACGTAAAATGGTGAATCCAGCGATTCCCTCCTGAATGTTGACACGTGCACTTAATGGTGCCATATCTAATATTTTGGGATatatattctcttttttttttggtgttgcagtcattacttaaaaaatagaTAGTATAGGTAGAATATATCcattatgttgtattttgttATCTAACTCAAACTTAAGTAAACTATAACTGATTTTAATGGGTTGTATTTAATACTGGCAAGTCAAGAGATCCCTTTACTTGTTCTTAatggccagtgtgtgtgtgtatatatatatatatatatatatatatatatatatatatatatacacacactcacctaaaggatatatatatatcctgtatatatatatatatatatatatatatatatatacacacacacacactcacctaaaggattattaggaacacctgttcagttacacattaatgcaattatcttattaaccaatcacatggcagttgctttaatgcatttaggggtgtggtcctggtcaagacaatctcctgaactccaaactgaatgtcagaatgggaaagaaaggaaatttaagtaattttgagcgtggcatggttgttggtcagaatttggcataaaatgagacatgccttgttaccactgtgcaggctggtggtggtggtgtaatggtgtgggggatgttttcttggcacactttaggccccttagtgcgaattgggcatcatttaaatgccacggcctacctgagcattgtttctgaccatgtccatccctttatgaccaccatgtacccattcTCTGTTGGCTatttccagcaggataatgcaccatgtcacaaagctcaaatcatttaaaattggtttcttgaacatgacaatgagttcactgtactaaaatggcccccacagtcaccagatcttaacccaatagagcattttgggatgtggtggaacgggagcttcgtgccctggatgtgcatcccacaaatctccatcaactgcaagatgctatcctatcaatatgggccaacatttgtaaagaatgctttcagcaccttgttgaatcaatgccatgtagaagtaaggcagttctgaaggcgaaagggggttaaacaccgtattagtatggtgttcctaataatcctttaggtgagtatatatatatatatatatatatatatatatatatatatatatatatatacacattttatatatatatatatatatatatatacacacacattttatatataatgtgtatatatatatatatatatatatatatatatatataaaatgtgtatatatatatatttatatatatatatatatatatatatatatatatataaaatgtgtgtatatatatatatatatatatatatatatatatatatataaactgcatatatggaatgaaagctgagatagttacatatacacactgaatgacgcatagatatgCGCAATCCCTTgcaccatctgctgagagaaatgagaatcacaggttggaaaaggcaggaaacggcatgccGCCATGCAGCTGTCAGCCACCAGCCCAGTAGTACAAGTtacacaaaattttaaatagtcCAATCggtcaaagtttcttcctaagCTCTTGCAAGGGCCCACATGTCCCCAATCATGGTGCATCCAGGGACACGAGAATTCCTTTGCCGGTGCCTATGATAGGATGGAGAAGGATGTTCGAGCATATGTGGCAGCCTGCCCAGGGCAACCCTCACAGCTAATCAGAAATGACAGGCAGAGCCCCCTTCTATACAGGACATGGGTTTGGCTGTCCACTAAGCACCTCCGACTATGGATTTGAATCTAAAAAACTGACCCTTCTTTAGTTGTACGAATTACAAAGCGGCATAAATAGTGCCTGCCCTAACCAATTAATTCCTGCCAaagtacacacaatcactccACGTCCCAACTTGGGATTTTGTGTTGGGGTTCCCACATTTACCAACATATACGGTGGTGCCATATTGGAGCATACCCTTGTAACAGTCTCTAATCTGAGGCACGTTTAGAGAAAATCCGGGTTCTATAGTGGGGAGCTGTTGCCAGATCACAAAACCATCTTGTAATGACGCAGGTTGCGCAAGGGGCACTGCACTGTTAAACTGTTACCACGCGGAGTTCTGACCAAGCAAAAGCTCGCATTTATACATgtggttgccaggcaacgccgccaTCAGGCAATTAGTATGAACGAGCTGCACCTGGCAGCGTGTTTATATAAAGGGTCAAGCGTGCAGAAAGTGAAGAGACAGAGGCAAAGCTCCAGTCTCTGCCTCCCCAAGACGCTGGCtaaagtgagaaagagagtgaaagagagagcggCATGCAGCAGTTCAGCATGTGCACTCAGTTTAAGTTAAAAGTGCAAAAGACACAAACCCCCTCCTCTCCCATAAATCTTCGGTAACGGCAAAAGCCCCAAAAGGATATTAGTGTGTTGTTTCAGTTTCCAGAGCCCTGTCTGTTCTCAAGTAGacagcggagctctgtttatttatcagttttcttttgtttccttttaagttcttaattaataatcccacgccatCTTCAAATGCGAAGGTCTTCCCGTGcctgtcataagcactctcaccaCCTCCTATTTCGTTGaccctgcgtcagggctcttataatcattaaaaaacctTGTGGTGCGGCTCTTCATACCGCACCCCGTAAGAGATCTTTGTTTCACAAGCCTACTAATCTCTTGCAAGTTTTTGCCAGACATTCTTGGggcatttgtaaataattgacTGGTGAAGCCAGGGGTGTCAattaacgaagtacaaatacttcgttaccttacttaagtagaaattttgggtatctatactttactggagtaataactgtattttttagctgactttttacttctactacttacattttcatgcaattatctgtactttctatttcttacattttaaaaatagcctcattacttctattttatttcagcttgtcattcaaaaaacaaaacaaaaaaacccatcCGGATATTGATTGTGGTTcaatgagaagtataaacataccattccgacaccctattggttggtacgcgatccatcgcacctgcacatgacgtcacgtcacacactccagcaaggacgtttgaataaaatagcattttccgttgataaggttgtgataagtagacgtccgtgatagagactcaagattcaagcgaaatgtcacaaccaagcaccagcgaggaaggtaacagcagcaggaaggtaacaggaatgatatgcacacacacacacccacacacacacacacacacacacacacacacacacatatactatatatatatatatatatatatatatatatatatattgtagcgtttttcactgctACGAAGGGACTTGGAGAGatgagtgagcttccttgctgcccaatgcaaatggctgggagtattttatttaacatggcACGAAaagtcacacaaccacacattcaCTAACACACATCAacaggacacacttctaacccacacacacaccctggccgaagccactaacccaaacacctttcctcgacagggtgaacacctaacaacccctcccgcaaagcatgatggttactagtccaaaaccccgcccacgccacactgcccccacccgagctgtgaccgtccccggtcacgatggcgaactcagtcctggaagcgtgacggtggtcggcgctggcgttgtgaacgccggagtctttttgcgggggaaggagggccgCTGCCCTCTCCCTGAGAcggactggcctccacagagttcaaggtctcgctggcgttgggctggtagGGCGCGAGATGGTCCCGGTgaagcacgaccactcgcgaccgccccgtcaacctcacccggtagactacatcggagagctgggcaattaccgtacaggggcccacccagtgagacatgagcttaggcgagagcccccttttccttccgggggaatacacccaaacctgctccccagttgcaaagtctcgccctcggctgtgagtatcatacacGCGGAgctgcttaacaccggcgtccgccaagtgtctacgcgccaactcgtggacacggaacagtttgtcttttaaggaacaaaaataatccaacccaggcttTGTGGGTAAATCAGACTGTGGAGGTGGCCCaaacacaaggtccacaggcgtgcgcaactcgtgCCCgagcattacatttacatttacatttacatttaggcatttggcagacgctcttatccagagcgacttacaaaaagtgctttaatgtttacaacattggatacatacttacactgggttaactaggttaataactaagtaccattagtccaacacatctgagttttttttttttttaacgcagcattaacgcagctggcttCAGCTGTgatgactcctgcactgctgtgcgatatgcccacagcacgagaggcaaatgttcgtcccaatccttctgccggtctctggtcagcacggcgagttgggtggtgagcgtccgaTTAAACCGCTCCATGAGGCCGTCAATTtgtggatgaaggggcgtggtgcgggtctttttcaccccaagGCACTCGCACATCGCCGCAAACACCtgcgcctcgaagttacgcccctgatcgcagtgtaactgctccggggcgccaaatcggctgaacacctcatccaccagcactcgagccgtggtgaaggcgctctggtcaggcacagcaaatgcctccggccacttggtaaAGTAGTCcatgccgcaacagctggcactttttcggATTGAgccgcagctgcaggtcgcctcgcaggctgacggcgcacggagcagTAGCTTGCtctggggtgcgctctaacccgttactctccatcccacttctgacaccaattgtagcgtttttcactgctacgaagggacttggagagacgagtgagcttccttgctgcccaatgcaaatggctgggagtattttatttaacatggcacaaaaagtcacacaaccacacatttaCTAACACACATCAacaggacacacttctaacccccacacacacaccctggccgaagccactaacccgaacacctttcctcgacagggtgaacacctatcaacccctcccgcaaagcatgatggttactagtccaaaaccccgcccacgccacaatatatatatatatatatatatatatatatatatatatatatatatatatttatttatttatttatttatttttttaatcacttggatgaaattaattaatcattcattctgacagcactaatgtttttGGTAGACAACCAttcaagggtaattgttactaagcctgccctgggtaaaCTAATTCCttttgtatgttgccctcacagattcctgcagctaagcttggatgtacatttacattccaataaaggttaccgatgacatgcctctgaagtttgactttttgcgccattaaaatacttataggcaactagttatcatatcttcgtctccataaaacatgttaatgctcagtagtaatcatatatggttctttaatgtatttgcattgtactaaaatgcattctttttcgaTTGCtctatacagtatcccaaatcactatggccgttaaaaaatacaacaaaaaaacaattagtgttagtgcagtatataggcacgtggcacagcctaagcttttatccttaatgcttttttccccctcacgttacttttatactttaagtagttttgaaaccagtacttttacacttttacttgagtaaaaagcttaagttgatacttcaacttctaaagaagtctttttaaaccctagtatctatacttctactcaagtaatgaatgtgaatacttttgacaccaccgGGTAAAGCCAAGCTGTGTGCATGGGGATCGTTGAGTAAACATTGCtcttaaacctttttaaagtttggggaaaaaagcatAGATGTCCAGAATGTTGTAAATGTCAGTTGGAAAATCTGCTGGCAATGCCAAAAGCACCACTGCACCATTCTCCAATGATCAAGGTAATTTATATTTCTCTGGAAAAATAGTAATACACAAGAAGACCCAGCTGTGACCAGAAGTAACTTAAATGGAACACCCCAATGAACAGGTTGAAGGGGGAATTCGTTGTCATGTTTAGACCTCTGCGCTGTTACACAGACCTCATACAGCACCACATAGATACTGCTCCAGGCATGAGTGAATGCAGCTGCTTCTATGAGTTACCAGaagacaacaaacaaacaaaggaaagaatgaatgatcTTGAATGAAGGAACACTTGATGAAGCACAGAACAACATGCCAACAGTCAGGCCCCACTTGAACTCTAAGTAGCATGTATGTGGGCTCTAATCTGCGGTGCTGTAAATCTGAAAATTTAGAGGCTGGTGATTTTAATAAACTTCTCCTTTGCTGCAGACGTACATAGTCTTCCTTTCCTGGTATAGAGCAAGATTCATCATAGTGATCGATGGTTTTGGCCAATAGGGTAGATACTCTGTATCTACCCTTCTTGTGCACAAGACATGGTCTAAAGCACATTAAAAAAGCATGAAATGTCACAAATTAACTCTAAACAATGCACACCTGTGAAAGGAAAACCATTCCAGATGATTACCTCTTGATGAGAGAATGTCATGAGGGtgccaagctgtcatcaaagctaaatatagctactttggacaatctaaaatataaaacatattctgggttGTTTACCACTTTTATGTTtactacataattccatatgtgttttttttataatattatatatatatatatatatatatatatatacatatatatatatatatatatatatatatatatatatacacacacacacacaaacacacacatttttatacaCGGCAAAAAACATATTAGATTGGTATTTGTAGCTCTCTTATTTTCAGCTTTACTGCTGTGAGGATTTCTTACATGTCTCTTGTAACATAGTGGCCACCTgagaattttaaaaacatttgcccTGTGGAATAGTCATGCAAGGATACAAATATTTTGGGTTACTTTGTGGACAATGTGAACACCATCACCTCATGTGTTTGGTTTATGGGTTTCACAGTTTTACTGAATTGATTAATAACATACTTAGTCTGATTTGCTTAACTGGGTCAGAACATATAGCTgccataaacaaaaacaatttgcCCATGATAAATGTCTTAACCCAttactttattatattataatttttttcagggCCTTGAAGCTGCAATGGATCGAGACATATCTCTTAATAATACACATTTAACACGTTTAACTGCAATTCTGACCATGGAATCATTGGGTATACCACCATCCATTGTTTTGTCTGCATTCATTTTAGGCATCATCACATACTGCTTAATTTTGTTCTTTCACTCCATGCTTCTTGCAACTATTGTTGTAAAACGAAGTCTCCATGAGCCAATGTACATACTGCTTTTTAATTTATCCATATGTGATGTTATGGGAGCTACCGGTTTTTACCCTCAACTGATTTGTAGTATATTGTCTGAAAACAGAGAAATATCTTatcctgcctgtgtcttgcaAGGCATTGTTCTTCACTTTTATGGTACTGGATCTGTTTTAATTCTCTCTGTTATGTCTTATGATAGATACATTGCTATATGCAAACCATTGAGATACCACAGTCTGATGACACGAGCTAACTTGGGGAAATTTATTTGCATGGCTTGGTCCACAAATTTTGCTTTAATCGGGGCTTTATTTGTGCTTACAGTAAGCAAAGAAATATGCAGGACAAATATAGTGGATACTTACTGTAATAATCCTTCTTTAATGAAGTTAAGCTGTGAGGATATAAGTGTGGTTAACTACTATGGCCTGTTTACTATAGCTCTTTTACAAGGATTTTCTATACTGGTGGTatcattaacatattttaaaatcctAATTACCTGTCTTTCTACTAAACAGGCAAAATCTATTACTAAGGCAGTGCAAACATGTGGGACACATTTAGTTGTTTTTCTGACCTTTGAGG
Protein-coding regions in this window:
- the LOC128533574 gene encoding olfactory receptor 51I2-like — translated: MDRDISLNNTHLTRLTAILTMESLGIPPSIVLSAFILGIITYCLILFFHSMLLATIVVKRSLHEPMYILLFNLSICDVMGATGFYPQLICSILSENREISYPACVLQGIVLHFYGTGSVLILSVMSYDRYIAICKPLRYHSLMTRANLGKFICMAWSTNFALIGALFVLTVSKEICRTNIVDTYCNNPSLMKLSCEDISVVNYYGLFTIALLQGFSILVVSLTYFKILITCLSTKQAKSITKAVQTCGTHLVVFLTFEVNIFLLFLSHRLEAVSPHLRRAFGVALIIIPPIFNPLIYGLKTKEIRHAVFMFLYNKV